Sequence from the Nocardioides exalbidus genome:
AAGACCTCGGCCGTCGGCAGCCCGCCGACGTAGAAGAGCCGGTCGCCGAGCTGGGCATAGGTCCGGGTCATCTGCTCGATGCCGCCGACGCCGTCCTTGAAGCCGACGAGGTTGGCGTTGCGGGCGCAGGCCTGCTCGAGCGCGTCGGTGCCGAGCACGGCGTTGGCGCGTGAGTAGAAGATGACGCCGAGGCTGGTCGCCGAGCAGATCGCGCTGATGTGCTCGACGAGGCCGCGCTGGCCGGCCTCGGTGAGGTACGGCGGCATGAGCAGGATGCCGTCCGCACCGGCCTTCTCGGCCGCCTGGACCTGCGCGACGGCGTTGACCGTCGAGCCCGTGGCGGGCGCCAGCACGGGGACCTTGCCGCCGGCACCGGAGATCGCGGCGCGCACGACGCGGTCGGTCTCCTCGGGGTTGAGCGAGAAGCCCTCGCCCGTGCCGCCCGCGGCGAAGAGCCCCGCCACCGGGTAGCCGCTGAGCCACTCGAGGTGCTCGCGGTAGGCGGGCTCGTCGAACTGCAGGTCGGCGTCGAAGTGGGTCACCGGGAAGGAGAGGAGGCCGCTTCCCAGGGTCTCGACGAGCTCGGTCGGGCTGTACTTCGTCACGCTGCGTCCTTCGGTCCGAGGCGGGTGCTCATGCGGCAAGTGGGGCCACGTGATGTGGCGGTGCTCACCAACCTAGGAAGCGGCGACGATGCCTGTCCAAGCCCGGTTTTGGATCGGGTGATGCGCGTGGAGCATGGTGCTGGTCGATAGGCACGGCTCGCTACGTTGGGCGCGTGGAACCTGACGTGCTTCTCATCGGAGCCGGCGACCTCGGTGCCTCGGTCGGGCTGCGGTTGGCCGACCTCGGCCACGGCGTGCTCGCCCTGCGCCGCAACGCCGACCTCGTCCCGGCGCCGCTGGTCGGACGGTCGGTCGACATCACCGCGGCGGCGCCGGACCTCTCCGACGTACGCCCGCGGTTCGTGGTCGTCGCGCTCACGGCGCGGCCGCGGACGGAGGAGGCCTACCGGGCGACGTACGTCGACGGGATGGCGCGCGCGCTCGACGCGCTGCCCGTGGCACCCGAGCGCGCCGTCCTCGTCTCGTCGACCGCGGTGTGTGCGAGCGGCGACCGGCCCTCGTTGTCCGACGAGTCCACCCCTGGTGCGCCCTCCGACGGGCCCGGCCGCCAGCTGGTCGCCGCCGAGGAGGCGTTCCACGCGCGCATCCCGCACGGGACCGTGCTCCGGCTCTCGGGGCTGTACGGCGGCTCGAGCACGCGGCTGCGCGACCAGGTCGCCGAGGGTCGGGTCACCGACCCGCA
This genomic interval carries:
- the kdgD gene encoding 5-dehydro-4-deoxyglucarate dehydratase, which produces MTKYSPTELVETLGSGLLSFPVTHFDADLQFDEPAYREHLEWLSGYPVAGLFAAGGTGEGFSLNPEETDRVVRAAISGAGGKVPVLAPATGSTVNAVAQVQAAEKAGADGILLMPPYLTEAGQRGLVEHISAICSATSLGVIFYSRANAVLGTDALEQACARNANLVGFKDGVGGIEQMTRTYAQLGDRLFYVGGLPTAEVFALPLLQLGVTTYSSAIFNFVPQFALDFYAAVRRQDRTAVYAMLNDFVIPYTKIRDRESGYSVSIVKAGLAAVGRPAGPVRPPLSDLLDAERDELQTLVDKVAGSKA